Genomic window (Candidatus Saccharibacteria bacterium oral taxon 488):
ATCTAAAACTCTTTCATCAATATCACTCGCGGAACGCGCCGGTGCAATCACCCTTATTTCATCACCTGGCTGTAATTTCTCTGGTATCATATATTTCCTTTCCTAAAATTGATCAAGCAAAAAACCTCCCGCAGGAGGCAAAACACAACAATAAAACGCCTTCTGCTTACACGTGGAGATGGTAACAAATTGAGAGTAAATTCGTCATGGCTTCAGTACATCATAGCCATACTGAAAGATTAAAGCAACGAACGAACTTCCACTGCTAGCACGCCATAATGTTTTTGGTCAGCAACGGAATAATATTTGTTGTATTCGGCAGCGGCAGCTTCGGCACTGGTGGCGTGCGGGATAACACGGTGGTAACCCTCGGCCTGCACCATTTCTAAAAAGGAATTGTAGTGGCGGATAGCGATAATCTCCACGCGTGCTTGATCTGGTTCGCCGTCGTGTAGTATTCCTTCGGCATCGCGAACATCGCGGCGCAGGCGAATCTTATCGCCGACTCGGTACTCGGCAAACTTTCCACGATTCAACCGACCTTCAACCGTCTTCCGCCCGGCGATAATATCGTCGAGTAATTTTGATTCTCGTCCTGAGTGCCAGATTTTCATAATTCCTACAGTGTTGTATCTTTTTTATAGTTTTTCTTAACTTCTTGCCAACAGCGATGCCATAGAATTATAGCACAGCCTATAAAAGTGTTTCTACTAGGCATGCCTACAAGGATATATTAGGGTATATTTTATGAATATAGCCCTCCATAAGCTAAAACCTCTAAGATGGCAATGTGTTGCCCGTGATAACATCAGATATCTCTTGCGTGAAAGGTAGCTAAAATTGTTTATGATTTCCTACGCCAAAAGGTACCAATGTTTAGGACAGATACCTACTACAAACCATACTCAGATAATTTAATTGACGATATCTTCTAGATATAGGTGCTCTAGATTTTATAAAGTACTAAATCCGTCTCCTACTTTACTTTTCACGATATATCCACTAACGCATATATCGCGCCGACCAGGCTAGCTGTGTATATAGTGCATTTATATGATAAATTCTACTTTGATTATGAAGTGTAGTCAAAAATCTTCAGATTAGGTAAATTAAACAGCCATCGCCTGCGCTTCCGGCCAAATTCGCTGCACCAGCCGTTTGCCGCGCGTGGTTAGCCGCACCCAAGCGTCGCCATAGACCTGGTCGATCGCCATCAAACCTTTACGCCGCAGATCCACCAGCACATGCATCGCCGTTCGGCGCGGCATACCCATTTGTGCCGCCAGCATAGCCGCCTCATCGCTGCCATCCTCATAGACTTGCTGCAACACCAGCGCTTCGTTGGTGGTTAAGATTGCTTCTTGTGATTGTATCGTCTTCATACTTATCCTTTCTTATGGTTATCGTGAGTATATGATAACCAGA
Coding sequences:
- a CDS encoding ASCH domain-containing protein; translation: MKIWHSGRESKLLDDIIAGRKTVEGRLNRGKFAEYRVGDKIRLRRDVRDAEGILHDGEPDQARVEIIAIRHYNSFLEMVQAEGYHRVIPHATSAEAAAAEYNKYYSVADQKHYGVLAVEVRSLL
- a CDS encoding winged helix-turn-helix transcriptional regulator, translated to MKTIQSQEAILTTNEALVLQQVYEDGSDEAAMLAAQMGMPRRTAMHVLVDLRRKGLMAIDQVYGDAWVRLTTRGKRLVQRIWPEAQAMAV